The following are encoded together in the Skermanella mucosa genome:
- a CDS encoding multidrug efflux RND transporter permease subunit has translation MPCFFIRRPVFAWVIALFIILFGVIAIPRLPIARYPSVAPPTVSISATYPGATPQTMNDGVIGLIERELSSVKNLLYFESVSDASGSATVTATFKPGTDPDIAQVDVQNKLKSIEPRLPQTVRQNGLSVESSSSGFLMIVGLKSDDGRFDETALGDYMARNVVEELRRIDGVGRVQLFGSEQAMRVWVDPARLMAHGLSMGDLTAAIGQQNVQIAPGSVGASPALPGQAVTVPLTVQGQLTTPEEFAGIVLRAASDGSKVTLGDVARVELGAQSYSFINRENGKATTAAAVQLTPGGNAVRTADGVQARMEELSRTLSAGMSHSIPFNTAPFVKVSIEKVIHTLAEAMLLVFLVMYLFLQNLRYTLIPAIVAPVALLGTFAVMLAAGFSINVLTMFGMVLAIGIIVDDAIVVVENVERIMTREGLAPGDATVKAMKEITGAVIGITLVLTAVFIPMALASGSVGVIYRQFTLSMAVAVLFSAFLALTLTPALCATLLMPVDPAHPEKRGFFGWFNRGFDRLTQRYERRVAGLVARTGRVMLVFAALVAVLVLAFRQLPSSFLPEEDQGYFMTSIQLPADATTERTLRIVKTFEEHVASRPAIQSNLSIVGFGFSGSGTNAAMGFTMLKDWGERDGATPRSEADLAQQAMAGTTEGTVMNLLPPAIEELGTSSGFTLRLQDRANQGYAALKAAEARLLELAAQSEAVTGVYSDGLPAGASVRLDIDREKAEALGVAFTSIGDTLSAATGSSYVNDFPNAGRMQQVIVQAEASARMQIDDVLRLHVRNAAGGMVPLSEVVRPAWSETPSQLVRYQGFPAASISGSAAPGVSSGSAMAEMERLAAQLPSGFAIAWTGQSLQERQSAAQAPMLMALSMLVVFLVLAALYESWAIPLSVMLVVPLGLLGAVLAVTLRGLPDDVYFKVGMITVIGLSAKNAILIVEFAKQLHEEGMGLVEAAVAAARLRLRPILMTSLAFGLGVVPLMIARGASAETQHAIGTGVFGGMVSATVLAVFFVPVFFVLVMGWRERLETWRMNRRTAPAPRRAEGE, from the coding sequence ATGCCTTGCTTCTTCATCCGGCGCCCGGTGTTCGCCTGGGTCATCGCCCTGTTCATCATCCTGTTCGGCGTGATCGCCATTCCACGGCTGCCGATCGCACGCTACCCCTCGGTGGCGCCGCCGACCGTCAGCATTTCGGCAACCTACCCCGGGGCCACGCCGCAGACGATGAACGACGGGGTGATCGGCCTGATCGAACGCGAACTGTCGAGCGTCAAGAACCTGCTCTATTTCGAATCGGTCTCCGACGCCTCCGGATCGGCGACCGTCACCGCCACCTTCAAGCCCGGCACCGATCCGGACATAGCCCAGGTCGATGTGCAGAACAAGCTGAAGTCCATCGAGCCGCGGCTGCCGCAGACGGTGCGCCAGAACGGGCTGAGCGTGGAATCTTCGTCGTCGGGCTTCCTGATGATCGTCGGGCTGAAGTCCGATGACGGCCGGTTCGACGAAACCGCTCTCGGCGACTACATGGCGCGCAACGTCGTCGAGGAGTTGCGGCGCATCGACGGCGTCGGCCGGGTGCAGCTGTTCGGTTCCGAGCAGGCGATGCGCGTCTGGGTCGATCCGGCCAGGCTGATGGCCCATGGGCTGTCGATGGGCGACCTGACGGCGGCCATCGGCCAGCAGAATGTCCAGATCGCTCCCGGCAGCGTCGGCGCATCGCCGGCGCTGCCGGGGCAGGCCGTGACGGTGCCGCTCACCGTCCAGGGACAGCTGACCACACCGGAGGAGTTCGCCGGCATCGTGCTCCGCGCGGCTTCCGACGGCTCGAAAGTGACGCTCGGCGATGTCGCGCGCGTCGAACTCGGCGCGCAGTCCTACAGCTTCATCAACCGGGAAAACGGCAAGGCCACGACCGCCGCGGCCGTGCAGCTCACGCCCGGCGGCAACGCGGTCAGAACCGCCGATGGTGTGCAGGCCCGCATGGAGGAGCTGAGCCGGACCCTGTCCGCCGGCATGAGCCATTCGATTCCCTTCAACACCGCTCCCTTCGTGAAGGTGTCGATCGAGAAGGTCATCCATACGCTGGCCGAGGCGATGCTGCTGGTCTTCCTGGTGATGTACCTGTTCCTCCAGAACCTGCGCTATACGCTGATCCCCGCCATCGTCGCGCCGGTCGCGCTGCTCGGCACCTTCGCCGTGATGCTGGCCGCGGGCTTTTCGATCAACGTCCTGACCATGTTCGGCATGGTGCTGGCCATCGGCATCATCGTCGACGACGCCATCGTCGTGGTCGAGAATGTCGAGCGCATCATGACCCGCGAGGGGCTGGCGCCCGGGGACGCGACGGTCAAGGCGATGAAGGAGATCACCGGTGCCGTGATCGGCATCACGCTGGTCCTGACCGCCGTGTTCATTCCCATGGCGTTGGCGAGCGGTTCCGTCGGCGTGATCTACCGGCAGTTCACGCTGTCGATGGCGGTGGCGGTCCTGTTCTCCGCCTTCCTCGCCCTCACCCTGACGCCGGCGCTCTGCGCGACGCTCCTCATGCCGGTCGACCCCGCGCATCCTGAAAAGCGCGGCTTCTTCGGCTGGTTCAATCGGGGCTTCGACCGCCTGACGCAGCGTTACGAGCGGCGTGTCGCCGGGCTGGTGGCGCGCACCGGGCGCGTGATGCTGGTGTTCGCGGCACTCGTCGCGGTCCTGGTGCTGGCTTTCCGGCAACTGCCCTCGTCCTTCCTGCCCGAGGAGGATCAGGGCTACTTCATGACCTCCATCCAGCTTCCCGCCGACGCCACGACCGAACGCACGCTGAGGATCGTCAAGACGTTCGAGGAGCATGTCGCCTCGCGCCCGGCAATCCAATCCAACCTGTCCATCGTCGGATTCGGCTTCTCGGGCTCCGGCACGAACGCCGCAATGGGCTTCACCATGCTCAAGGACTGGGGCGAGCGCGACGGCGCCACACCCCGGAGCGAGGCGGACCTCGCGCAGCAGGCCATGGCCGGCACGACGGAAGGCACGGTGATGAACCTGCTGCCGCCCGCCATCGAGGAGCTGGGCACCAGTTCCGGCTTCACCCTGCGCCTTCAGGACCGCGCCAACCAGGGTTATGCCGCGCTCAAGGCCGCAGAGGCGCGCCTGCTGGAACTGGCGGCGCAAAGCGAGGCCGTGACCGGCGTCTATTCCGACGGTCTGCCCGCCGGCGCCAGCGTCCGCCTGGACATCGACCGCGAGAAGGCCGAAGCGCTGGGCGTGGCGTTCACCAGCATCGGCGACACGCTGTCCGCGGCGACGGGTTCGAGCTACGTCAACGACTTTCCCAATGCCGGGCGCATGCAGCAGGTCATCGTCCAGGCCGAGGCATCGGCGCGCATGCAGATCGACGACGTGCTCAGGCTCCATGTCCGCAACGCGGCCGGCGGAATGGTGCCGCTGTCGGAGGTCGTCCGGCCGGCGTGGAGCGAGACGCCATCGCAACTCGTCCGTTACCAGGGGTTCCCGGCCGCGAGCATCTCCGGCAGTGCCGCGCCCGGCGTCTCCAGCGGCAGCGCCATGGCCGAGATGGAGCGGCTGGCCGCGCAGTTGCCGTCCGGTTTCGCCATCGCCTGGACCGGACAGTCGCTGCAGGAGCGGCAGTCCGCCGCCCAGGCCCCGATGCTGATGGCGCTGTCGATGCTGGTGGTGTTCCTCGTGCTCGCCGCGCTGTACGAGAGCTGGGCCATTCCGCTGTCGGTCATGCTGGTGGTGCCGCTCGGCCTTCTCGGCGCCGTGCTCGCGGTGACGCTGCGCGGCCTGCCCGACGACGTGTACTTCAAGGTCGGCATGATCACCGTGATCGGCCTGTCGGCCAAGAACGCCATCCTGATCGTCGAGTTCGCCAAGCAGCTGCACGAGGAGGGCATGGGGCTGGTGGAGGCCGCCGTGGCCGCCGCCCGCCTGCGCCTGCGCCCGATCCTGATGACCTCGCTGGCCTTCGGTCTCGGCGTCGTGCCGCTGATGATCGCCAGGGGCGCCAGTGCCGAGACCCAGCACGCCATCGGTACCGGCGTGTTCGGCGGCATGGTCAGCGCGACCGTGCTGGCGGTCTTCTTCGTTCCCGTCTTCTTCGTGCTTGTCATGGGCTGGAGGGAACGCCTCGAAACCTGGCGGATGAACCGCCGAACCGCCCCCGCACCTCGCCGGGCGGAAGGGGAATGA
- a CDS encoding efflux transporter outer membrane subunit, with protein MRPLTIPVLLTLSACSLTPALDRPALPVPAVLPVVAGAGMRESAVEPEWRTPFGDRRLRRLIELALANNRDLRLATLNAETVQAQYGIQRAARLPAIDAAGSATRQRTAADAETSPAVPATIRNQYGLTVGLSAFEIDLFGRLRSLSDAALARYLASDQGRRSARIALIGAVADAHFAERLAQEQRRLAEHTVADWQQSLDLARQSRERGQTSGLDVVQAEGQLATAKVDLEARTRAVAQARNALRLLVGAEPPADLPDALPLEDQAVTLRSPAGLSSELLLRRPDILQAEQALIAANADIGAARAAFFPRLSLTTSLGYVSPAMAGLFGADHGIWTFAPQITLPLFQGGRLEAELRLAELRKSAAVAEYERAIQIAFREVADGLAGQATFGRQIEAQTRVVTFAERRTTLSGQRYRAGVEGRLELLDSQRQLYAARQALLDLRRDALSNAVALHKALGGAMDDEPATPSLAAPSPGTVSPSNGG; from the coding sequence ATGCGCCCGCTCACCATCCCCGTCCTCCTCACGCTGTCGGCCTGTTCCCTGACCCCGGCGCTCGACAGGCCGGCCCTGCCGGTGCCGGCGGTCTTGCCGGTCGTCGCCGGGGCCGGGATGCGGGAGTCTGCGGTCGAGCCCGAATGGCGCACGCCGTTCGGAGACCGCCGCCTGCGGCGGCTGATCGAACTGGCGCTGGCCAACAACCGCGACCTGCGGCTGGCGACCCTGAACGCCGAGACGGTCCAGGCCCAGTACGGGATTCAACGCGCGGCACGGCTGCCCGCCATCGACGCGGCCGGCAGTGCCACCCGCCAGCGGACGGCCGCCGATGCCGAAACCAGCCCGGCCGTGCCGGCGACCATCCGGAACCAATACGGGCTCACCGTCGGACTGAGCGCCTTCGAGATCGACCTGTTCGGCCGCCTGCGGTCGCTCTCCGACGCCGCCCTGGCACGCTACCTCGCCAGCGACCAGGGGCGCCGGTCCGCTCGGATCGCGCTGATCGGGGCGGTCGCCGACGCCCATTTCGCCGAGCGGCTGGCCCAGGAGCAACGGCGGCTGGCCGAACACACCGTGGCCGACTGGCAGCAGTCGCTCGACCTGGCGCGGCAATCGAGGGAGCGCGGCCAGACCAGCGGGCTGGACGTGGTCCAGGCCGAAGGGCAGCTGGCCACGGCCAAGGTCGACCTGGAGGCGCGGACACGCGCCGTGGCGCAGGCTCGCAACGCGCTGCGGCTCCTGGTCGGCGCCGAACCGCCTGCCGACCTGCCGGACGCCCTGCCGCTTGAAGATCAGGCCGTCACGCTGCGTTCGCCGGCGGGCCTGTCGTCGGAACTGCTGCTTCGCCGGCCCGACATCCTCCAGGCGGAACAGGCCTTGATCGCGGCCAACGCCGATATCGGCGCGGCGCGGGCGGCTTTCTTCCCGCGCCTGTCGCTGACCACCTCGCTGGGCTATGTCAGCCCGGCCATGGCCGGGCTGTTCGGCGCCGACCATGGCATCTGGACCTTCGCGCCGCAGATCACCCTGCCGCTGTTCCAGGGCGGACGGCTGGAAGCGGAGCTGCGCCTGGCCGAACTCCGCAAATCCGCGGCCGTCGCCGAGTACGAGCGCGCCATCCAGATCGCGTTTCGCGAGGTCGCCGACGGTCTGGCGGGACAGGCGACCTTCGGTCGCCAGATCGAAGCGCAGACGCGCGTGGTCACCTTCGCGGAGCGCCGGACCACGCTGTCCGGCCAGCGTTACCGCGCGGGCGTCGAAGGGCGGCTGGAACTGCTGGATTCCCAACGGCAGCTTTATGCGGCGCGGCAGGCCCTGCTTGACCTGCGCCGCGACGCGCTGAGCAACGCGGTCGCGCTTCACAAGGCGCTGGGAGGCGCAATGGACGACGAGCCGGCCACCCCGTCCCTTGCCGCGCCGTCCCCCGGCACCGTGTCACCATCGAACGGCGGTTGA
- a CDS encoding MFS transporter — METESARPPAPQPTAGWTGGDGGWRVRFYTILGGQALSLIGSASTQFVLIWWITDTTGSITALTAAGMAALLPQAVLSPLAGIFADRYSRRLLMIAADGVSALCMLVLIALFLTDRVELWHALAMMAIRSAMQGFQEPAMAASTPMLVPGGFLVRAVGLEQSVHSLTLVAAAPLGALAIAVMPIGWALAIDVATAILGIAPLLHFRIPQAFAQDGERAGLWREFREGVEVVWRTPGLRQLFLLLGGVVLAFMPVFTLVPLLVKEHFGGGAAQLALLESLSGIGMGVGGLLVAALAPRRPMPWILFGFAISCGAMALTALAPRGLFGVAVAWWVISGLTFVLADAPLTAVLQTIVPNHLLGRVLSLMNTVMGLAAPVGLGLLTPLGEVFGVRGMFIVAGLFGMTVSLSGFLSRPVMALDRRRLETDRR; from the coding sequence ATGGAAACGGAAAGCGCTCGACCTCCGGCGCCTCAGCCAACCGCGGGATGGACGGGGGGCGATGGAGGCTGGCGTGTGCGGTTCTACACCATTCTCGGAGGGCAGGCGCTTTCCCTGATCGGGTCGGCATCGACCCAGTTCGTGCTGATCTGGTGGATCACCGACACCACCGGCAGCATCACGGCATTGACCGCGGCCGGCATGGCCGCGCTGTTGCCCCAGGCGGTTCTCAGCCCACTTGCCGGGATTTTTGCCGATCGCTACAGCCGCCGCCTGCTGATGATCGCGGCCGACGGCGTGTCCGCCTTGTGCATGCTGGTGCTGATCGCGCTGTTCCTGACCGATCGGGTGGAGCTGTGGCATGCCTTGGCGATGATGGCGATCCGCAGCGCGATGCAGGGCTTTCAGGAGCCGGCCATGGCGGCCAGCACGCCCATGCTGGTGCCGGGCGGCTTCCTGGTTCGTGCGGTCGGCCTGGAACAGTCCGTGCACAGTCTGACCCTGGTTGCCGCCGCTCCGCTGGGAGCGCTCGCCATCGCCGTGATGCCGATCGGTTGGGCTCTGGCGATCGATGTCGCCACGGCCATTCTCGGCATCGCACCGTTGCTGCACTTCCGCATCCCGCAAGCCTTCGCACAGGACGGCGAAAGGGCCGGCCTCTGGCGGGAGTTCCGCGAGGGCGTCGAGGTGGTCTGGAGGACACCCGGCCTGCGGCAGCTCTTTCTCCTGCTCGGCGGGGTCGTGTTGGCTTTCATGCCGGTCTTTACGCTGGTGCCGCTGCTGGTGAAGGAGCATTTCGGCGGAGGCGCCGCCCAACTGGCCTTGTTGGAAAGCCTGTCGGGCATCGGCATGGGGGTGGGCGGCCTGCTGGTGGCCGCACTGGCGCCGCGCAGACCGATGCCGTGGATTCTGTTCGGCTTTGCCATCTCCTGTGGCGCGATGGCTCTCACGGCTCTGGCTCCGCGCGGTCTTTTCGGTGTGGCCGTGGCGTGGTGGGTCATCAGCGGCCTCACCTTCGTGCTCGCCGACGCTCCGCTGACCGCAGTGCTTCAGACCATCGTGCCGAACCATCTGCTCGGGCGTGTGCTATCCCTGATGAACACGGTCATGGGACTGGCGGCGCCTGTGGGGTTGGGGCTTCTGACGCCGCTCGGCGAGGTGTTCGGGGTGCGCGGAATGTTCATCGTTGCCGGACTGTTTGGCATGACCGTCAGTTTGTCCGGGTTTCTATCAAGGCCAGTGATGGCCCTGGACCGGCGCCGTCTGGAAACGGACCGGAGGTGA
- a CDS encoding MaoC family dehydratase, protein MNRIDGIPALLGRVGTELGASGWIEIGQERIGTFADATGDHQWIHVDPGRAARESPFGTTIAHGYLTLSLLPMLSEQAFAVDGIGARLNYGLNRVRFPAPVPAGGRIRAVFRLKSVETQGEGRFLAATEATVELEGGGRPVCVAEMLVLYLV, encoded by the coding sequence ATGAACCGCATCGACGGGATACCGGCGCTCCTCGGGCGGGTCGGCACGGAGCTGGGGGCCAGCGGATGGATCGAGATCGGGCAGGAGCGCATCGGGACCTTCGCCGACGCGACCGGCGATCACCAGTGGATCCACGTGGACCCCGGCCGGGCCGCGCGCGAGTCACCGTTCGGGACGACCATCGCCCACGGCTACCTGACGCTGTCCCTGCTGCCGATGCTGAGCGAGCAGGCCTTCGCCGTGGACGGGATCGGCGCCCGGCTGAACTACGGGCTGAACCGCGTCCGTTTCCCGGCCCCGGTCCCGGCCGGCGGCCGCATCCGCGCCGTCTTCAGGCTGAAGTCGGTGGAGACGCAGGGCGAGGGCCGCTTCCTGGCCGCGACCGAGGCGACCGTGGAGCTGGAAGGCGGCGGCCGCCCGGTCTGCGTCGCCGAGATGCTGGTGCTGTATCTGGTCTGA
- a CDS encoding class I adenylate-forming enzyme family protein: MAMTDAPSTIVPAPVPDEVFEPMPALVRRHAAERPGHPAIRDGGLTVAWGELGRRVDRVAAALAGAGLRIGDRVAGLSENSADLVALYLGTLAAGGCMAPLPTSATPEALGGMLADSGARFLFASARYRPAGEEIAGGVPVRIGLDFADGAWTGLEDWLGGTAAEPPAVGLGPDDGFDIIYSSGTTSVPKGILHDHRFRSRQNRQRVAAYGLGGDAVTLIATPLYSNTTLVALLPTLAGGGTVVLMRKFDARGYLELAERERATHTMLVPVQYERLLALPDFDSFDLSSFRAKMSTSAPLRASVLRAILERWPGRMLDGYGMTEGGVGTVLDAAAFPDKLESVGRPAGGADIRIIDEQGRELPRGETGEIVGRSSTMMSGYHGAPAATREAVWYSPEGEAFIRSGDLGRFDGDGFLYLLDRRKDMILSGGFNIYASDLEQVLLSHDAVAEAAVVAVPSPEWGETPLGFVVPKPGRTVDAADLLAWANGRLGRTHRLSGLELRESLPRSEIGKVLKRELRAPYREGERREEERKA; encoded by the coding sequence ATGGCCATGACCGACGCCCCCTCGACGATCGTCCCCGCCCCCGTTCCGGACGAGGTGTTCGAGCCGATGCCGGCGCTGGTGCGCCGCCATGCCGCCGAACGCCCCGGCCATCCCGCGATCCGCGACGGCGGGCTGACGGTCGCCTGGGGAGAGCTGGGCCGCCGGGTCGATCGCGTCGCGGCGGCGCTGGCCGGCGCCGGGCTCCGCATCGGCGACCGGGTCGCCGGCCTGTCGGAGAATTCGGCCGACCTGGTCGCCCTCTATCTCGGCACGCTGGCCGCCGGCGGCTGCATGGCGCCGCTGCCGACCTCCGCGACGCCGGAGGCGCTCGGCGGGATGCTGGCCGACAGCGGGGCGCGCTTCCTGTTCGCCTCCGCGCGGTACCGGCCGGCGGGGGAGGAGATCGCGGGCGGCGTTCCGGTCCGGATCGGCCTGGATTTCGCGGACGGGGCCTGGACGGGACTGGAGGACTGGCTCGGTGGGACGGCGGCCGAGCCGCCTGCCGTCGGGTTGGGGCCGGACGACGGGTTCGACATCATCTACAGCTCCGGCACGACCAGCGTGCCCAAGGGCATCCTGCACGACCACCGTTTCCGGTCGCGCCAGAACCGCCAGCGGGTGGCGGCCTATGGGCTGGGCGGCGACGCCGTCACGCTGATCGCGACGCCGCTCTATTCCAACACGACGCTGGTGGCGCTGCTGCCGACCCTGGCGGGCGGCGGGACGGTCGTGCTGATGCGGAAGTTCGACGCGCGCGGCTACCTGGAACTCGCCGAGCGCGAGCGCGCCACCCACACCATGCTGGTCCCCGTCCAGTACGAGCGCCTCCTCGCCCTGCCCGACTTCGACAGTTTCGACCTGTCGTCGTTCCGCGCCAAGATGTCCACCAGCGCGCCGCTGCGGGCTTCCGTGCTGCGCGCGATCCTGGAGCGCTGGCCCGGCAGGATGCTGGACGGCTACGGCATGACCGAGGGGGGAGTCGGCACCGTGCTGGACGCGGCGGCGTTTCCCGACAAGCTGGAGTCCGTGGGACGGCCCGCCGGCGGAGCCGACATCCGCATCATCGACGAGCAGGGGCGCGAACTGCCGCGCGGCGAGACCGGGGAGATCGTCGGCCGGTCCTCCACCATGATGAGCGGCTACCACGGCGCGCCCGCCGCGACCCGCGAGGCCGTCTGGTACAGTCCGGAGGGCGAGGCCTTCATCCGCTCCGGCGACCTCGGACGGTTCGACGGCGACGGTTTCCTCTATCTGCTGGACCGGCGCAAGGACATGATCCTGTCCGGCGGCTTCAACATCTACGCCAGCGACCTGGAACAGGTGCTGCTGTCCCATGACGCGGTGGCGGAGGCGGCGGTCGTCGCCGTGCCGAGCCCGGAGTGGGGCGAGACGCCGCTGGGCTTCGTGGTGCCGAAGCCTGGCCGGACCGTCGATGCGGCGGACCTGCTGGCCTGGGCCAACGGACGGCTGGGCCGGACGCACCGGCTGTCCGGGCTGGAGCTGCGGGAGTCGCTGCCGCGCAGCGAGATCGGCAAGGTGCTGAAGCGGGAGCTTCGGGCGCCCTATCGGGAAGGGGAACGGCGGGAGGAGGAACGGAAGGCATGA
- a CDS encoding oxepin-CoA hydrolase, alternative type, which produces MTEMLEEWRGRVLVLTISDPATRNALGPAVYAKGAEALRRAAWDPGIGAVVLTGADGAFCSGGNLNRLAGLRGEQPEHGAEQAEAGIGLLHDWIRLLRACPKPVIAAVEGVAAGAGFSVALACDMIVAAKDARFVLAYVKVGLSPDGGATAFLARALPRQMLAEIALEGGAIEAGRLHHAGLVNALCDPGAALESAVARAQKLADGPTGAITSIKRLIDAAQDGDLDSQLDRERRAFVGNLFHADAGEGIAAFLEKRPARFHP; this is translated from the coding sequence ATGACGGAAATGCTTGAGGAGTGGCGGGGGCGGGTCCTGGTCCTGACCATCAGCGACCCGGCGACGCGCAACGCTCTGGGTCCCGCCGTCTATGCCAAGGGTGCCGAGGCGCTGCGCCGGGCTGCCTGGGACCCCGGCATCGGCGCGGTGGTGCTCACCGGCGCGGACGGCGCCTTCTGCAGCGGCGGCAACCTGAACCGCCTCGCCGGCCTGCGCGGCGAACAGCCGGAGCATGGGGCTGAACAGGCCGAGGCCGGCATCGGCCTGCTGCACGATTGGATACGCCTGCTGCGCGCTTGCCCCAAGCCGGTGATCGCCGCGGTCGAGGGCGTGGCCGCCGGCGCCGGCTTCTCGGTGGCGCTGGCCTGCGACATGATCGTGGCGGCCAAGGACGCGCGCTTCGTGCTGGCCTATGTCAAGGTCGGCCTCAGCCCGGACGGCGGCGCCACCGCGTTCCTGGCCCGGGCGCTGCCGCGCCAGATGCTGGCGGAGATCGCCCTGGAAGGCGGCGCGATCGAGGCCGGACGCCTGCACCATGCCGGACTCGTCAACGCCCTGTGCGACCCCGGCGCGGCGCTGGAGTCGGCGGTCGCCCGGGCCCAGAAGCTGGCCGACGGACCGACCGGGGCGATCACGTCGATCAAGCGCCTGATCGACGCGGCCCAGGACGGCGATCTCGACTCCCAGCTCGACCGCGAGCGCCGGGCGTTCGTCGGCAACCTGTTCCATGCCGACGCCGGGGAAGGCATCGCCGCCTTCCTCGAAAAGCGTCCCGCCCGTTTCCACCCCTGA
- a CDS encoding NAD(P)H-dependent flavin oxidoreductase: MLNTRVTEFFGTRIPIVASGLQWLATADYAAAASRAGIMGFITAASFPEPAALRDEIRRCRDLAEGGPFGVNVSMLPKLVEGDRTEAVFDLIAEEGVRFVETSGRNPEPYLPRLRAAGIKVVHKVPTVKHARKAQSVGVDMVEVIGAEAGGHPGMELIGTMVQSVLAAREITVPLVIGGGIGTGEQLVAALALGADGVLMGTRFLVAEEVRAHAAYKDRLVEARETDTTLVMQSLRNTLRALRNETTDRIQQVEKERPGDLAALLPLVSGKLGRQAYETGDMSLGALSLGQSVIFADRVEPLAAIVARIEAEAERALERLRGLM; this comes from the coding sequence ATGCTGAACACCCGCGTCACCGAATTCTTCGGCACCCGGATTCCCATCGTCGCCAGCGGCCTGCAATGGCTGGCGACCGCGGACTATGCGGCCGCCGCGTCGCGCGCCGGCATCATGGGCTTCATCACCGCCGCCAGCTTCCCCGAGCCGGCGGCGCTGCGGGACGAGATCCGCCGCTGCCGCGACTTGGCCGAGGGCGGGCCGTTCGGCGTCAACGTCTCCATGCTGCCCAAGCTGGTGGAGGGCGACCGCACCGAGGCGGTGTTCGACCTGATCGCGGAGGAGGGCGTCCGCTTCGTCGAGACCTCCGGCCGCAACCCGGAGCCCTATCTGCCCCGCCTGCGCGCCGCCGGGATCAAGGTGGTCCACAAGGTCCCGACGGTGAAGCACGCCCGCAAGGCCCAGTCGGTCGGCGTGGACATGGTCGAGGTGATCGGCGCGGAAGCGGGCGGGCACCCCGGCATGGAGCTGATCGGCACCATGGTGCAGTCGGTCCTGGCCGCCCGCGAAATCACCGTGCCGCTCGTGATCGGCGGCGGCATCGGCACGGGCGAACAGCTCGTGGCCGCCCTGGCCCTGGGCGCCGACGGCGTGCTGATGGGCACCCGCTTCCTGGTGGCCGAGGAGGTGCGCGCGCATGCCGCCTACAAGGACCGCCTGGTCGAGGCGCGCGAGACCGACACCACGCTGGTGATGCAGTCGCTGCGCAACACGCTGCGCGCACTCCGCAACGAGACCACGGACAGGATCCAGCAGGTCGAGAAGGAGCGCCCCGGCGACCTCGCCGCCCTGCTGCCCCTGGTCTCCGGCAAGCTCGGCCGGCAGGCCTACGAGACCGGCGACATGTCCCTGGGCGCCCTGTCCCTCGGTCAGTCCGTCATCTTCGCCGACCGCGTCGAACCCCTGGCCGCGATCGTCGCCCGGATCGAGGCGGAGGCGGAACGCGCGCTGGAGCGGCTGCGCGGGCTGATGTGA
- a CDS encoding PEP-CTERM sorting domain-containing protein — translation MKKSLGVAAVGAVLALGLGQAQAAPTPVAGVIVGGPNETTFKFSNLTETFVTGVGDTLSGFGRVSQINNLFGDDFCSPGPCELTYTFDNYVVSEFDTSDTLNTTVFTGGNVNFYVDSTPDANLATTEGFSDGDLWLTAVGFETEEVSGPNAGSTGSLFSSGTAFADSDNIIGNGNGLLRITGGSAGGYFGIDNLITLSSSFQNADPDLNFLLPLAGTAELQVVAPAPTEVPEPATLALLGAGLLGLGVASRSRRKA, via the coding sequence ATGAAAAAGAGCCTCGGAGTGGCGGCCGTCGGCGCCGTTCTGGCGTTGGGGCTGGGCCAGGCCCAGGCGGCTCCGACCCCGGTGGCCGGCGTCATCGTCGGCGGCCCGAACGAGACGACCTTCAAGTTCTCGAACCTCACCGAAACCTTCGTGACCGGCGTGGGCGACACGCTGTCCGGCTTCGGTCGCGTTTCGCAGATCAACAATCTGTTCGGTGACGACTTCTGCTCGCCCGGTCCTTGCGAACTGACCTACACGTTCGACAACTACGTCGTGTCGGAGTTCGATACCAGCGACACGCTGAACACGACCGTGTTCACGGGCGGCAACGTCAACTTCTACGTCGACAGCACTCCCGATGCAAACCTGGCGACCACGGAAGGCTTCAGCGACGGCGATCTTTGGTTGACGGCCGTCGGCTTCGAGACGGAAGAGGTCTCCGGCCCGAATGCCGGATCGACGGGCTCCCTGTTCAGCTCGGGCACGGCTTTCGCCGATTCCGACAACATCATCGGCAACGGCAACGGCCTGCTGCGGATCACCGGCGGTTCCGCCGGCGGGTATTTCGGCATCGACAACCTGATCACGCTGAGCAGCAGCTTCCAGAACGCCGATCCGGACCTGAACTTCCTCCTGCCGCTGGCCGGCACGGCGGAACTGCAGGTGGTAGCCCCGGCGCCGACCGAAGTGCCGGAGCCCGCGACCCTGGCCCTGCTGGGCGCCGGCCTGCTGGGTCTCGGCGTCGCGAGCCGGTCCCGCAGGAAGGCCTGA